The Cryptomeria japonica chromosome 9, Sugi_1.0, whole genome shotgun sequence DNA segment gtaatattattatactattaaatttaatttattcataTAATATCATTATTAAATTGTCTTAAAAGTAAAtctttataaatttttattcaATGTAGAaattatatctctccctctctctttcccacTCCCTCTTTCTCTGTatttatctatctctccctctgtccatcgtcctcttcttcttcttcttcttcttctcctctctccctatctccttGTATTTCCTCATATCTTtgtctctctatcactctatctcatcatatatatatatatatatatatatatatatatatatatatatatatatatatatatatatatatatatatatatatatccctctttgtcccactctctatctctctatctccccacaTCAATCTACCTTACCTCTCCCTCTATTTCTAgatatgtctccctctctccctcttcctagacctctataccTACATGTTTTTgcttctctatatctatctctccatatCCCTCTACCCCTATACTATTCCTCTCTTTACTCCTCTCCTTACATCACTTCCTACCATGATCCacctctttccatctcttcctctctctccctctctccctctctctccctctcattatACTTATCTCTTCTAGCCCTATGTCTCTTTGTcttatctctctctttatctctccctctcatttTCTCTATATCCCTCTTtacccctctatctctcccatccTCCTCTCTCCTTGGTGCAAATATAACATGACCTTTTTGGTAATTGAacctgattatcttcctaattcaaagatttttcaatcatctttagatccttgtaagtggatgcataattgatttgaagctatcacttctccattcataCCTATGGTAGACAAACAacattatttgataaatgaccGACCAATTGACCTCATCTACTACACAAATGTAggcaaaaaaataatcaaaaaatactCCAATTGTCCTTCTATGCttattcggcgtacccattgcacaccaaggtgcaattgctagtttatttaattaatgaatataaAATAATTGACTTTGTCCGATGCATTATTGGTCCCTCCATACACAATTCTAACAAAAAAAACATGAACACAGAAAGGAATAGAAACTagatattatgaattcaatccaaAGAGAGGAATTTGGTGACAAAAAAAACCATTCATTCAGGACAGTTCACCTCTAAGATCGGGGATTTTTGTGAGGCAAAAGATTGATGTAGCATAAACAGAAGCCCAAATAAAAGAGAATTTAGTACCTGCTTGAGGAGATGTTCCTTGGGAGGGAGGTAGCACAACTGGAATCCTATTCAATACTTCGGCACTCCTATTCAACACAACGACTATTGCCTCTAATGAGAGCTCTGAGTACTCGTGCCCAAGTTGTGCTTGCAATCTCCGCAAATCTTCACCCGCAACCGGAGCAGCGAAAAATCTATGCACCCATCAAAAGTTAACAAATATTGACCATCATACAAGACTTGAAATACCAATATCAGacgagaaataaaaataaaaagtcacAATGCATGACTGGATTTACTTGAAGAGTGGATGAGATTGCAATTGCGATATGCAGAGGAGGGAGCCTTGTACAATGAATTGGATGACCCGATTCAGCTTCTCCTGAGGCAAATGATCATCCAACTGCTTCGTGTATTTTGCAAGGTTACACATGTATTTCAGCAGCTCTATACATTCGTCTCTGTTGGAAGAAACTTGCTCAATTCGTTccaacacaaaacctacaactgAAAGCGTTATTCCCACCCACTGAATCCGCCCTGCTTGATTTGTTATATCAATCATCAATTTCCGTGTTTCACGGTTAAGCATTGGCATAGTGTCCCTCTGCACGCATAAACATTGATAGATTGTTTTAGATTACACGTTTATACTTTCTTTCCCACAAATACTCAAAATGTGTGAATCAAAAGGAGTAATGATAAGGAAATGGATTACATTATTAAAAAATGGTTGCATACCTTGCATATATGTGTGTTAGATCTCTTCAATATCATCTCCAATAAAGTACCACCAGAAGTGATAGAAGAAGTCACTCGATTCGTCTTGGAAAGAAGGGCAATTGAATGAATGCTTCCCTGGTCAATGGTATTCAAGAGGTCATCGATGTAAGAAATCAATTCATCGATGTGGCTCATCTCTTCCACTTTGATCAGTTTCTCGATAACATCTTGATAATCCTGTTGGGGGGCAGAGCATGAGCAGCAgcagcaaatgttccccatttttCTGTTACTGAGCGTATAAAAGAGGGAAGCGAGTAAATGAAATTTGAGCAAGATATGAATCAGGTAAAACAGATTGCTGAGAATGTATTGAAGGCAAAAGAAAAAGCAGCTAGAGTGTTTAACAGGCAGAATGTACTTGTGCAAGAGAGGAGAAAGGCCTACGGAGGCTTTAATAGATTATTTTCTTGTGGTGCACTCAAACTGTAAGGGAAACTAGGTCAAAGAGCATCCTCGTTCTCCCAATAGGGTTGGGACGTCGCGTTCTCGTTTCCTTCTCCTCTATTATGGCCGCTTATTTC contains these protein-coding regions:
- the LOC131063698 gene encoding uncharacterized protein LOC131063698, which translates into the protein MGNICCCCSCSAPQQDYQDVIEKLIKVEEMSHIDELISYIDDLLNTIDQGSIHSIALLSKTNRVTSSITSGGTLLEMILKRSNTHICKRDTMPMLNRETRKLMIDITNQAGRIQWVGITLSVVGFVLERIEQVSSNRDECIELLKYMCNLAKYTKQLDDHLPQEKLNRVIQFIVQGSLLCISQLQSHPLFKFFAAPVAGEDLRRLQAQLGHEYSELSLEAIVVVLNRSAEVLNRIPVVLPPSQGTSPQAGTKFSFIWASVYATSIFCLTKIPDLRGELS